One region of Nerophis lumbriciformis linkage group LG10, RoL_Nlum_v2.1, whole genome shotgun sequence genomic DNA includes:
- the mmp15a gene encoding matrix metalloproteinase-15: MMMSKQEPAWTQIRITSIFVMIMVLGSYAGDVPSEEGFNAEAWLRQFGYLSQASRQMSTMQSAQILSQAVSDMQRFYGLEVTGKTDAATIGAMRRPRCGLPDKKADAEDGARRRRYALTGQRWDKDHLTYSILEQHIPPTLGTGRMHDAIRRAFDVWRKVTPLTFQKLTAPQGNSSGAELADILLLFASGFHGDMSLFDGEGGALAHAFYPGPGMGGDTHFDADEPWTLDSPNIQGVDLFLVAVHELGHALGLEHSDNPDAVMAPIYQWIHTHNFTLHADDIQGIQYIYGPPLATQAPPKSPPSSDGYPEAESTTAPPEDAKPDIPNPTERAPRVPSEPEITPGTTPRHPAIATTARPDPVTPPIRKDVPLPPPTRRLPKQPDNAAPDICDGDFDTVTLLRGEMFVFKGRWFWRVRRNRVLDNYPMPISVFWGGLPSDIDAAYERHDGKFVFFKDDRYWIFREADLLPGYPQPIGQYGQGVPAHSIDTAIWWEPNGHTYFFSDDRYWRYNEETRKADRDFPKPIGRWGKIPRSPKGAFLSDDGAYTYFYKGANYWRFDNHKTAADSGYPRSILKDFMGCVAVPEPQPDPEAEDKPTEPSDGGKDEKKDTDKGKNEDTENDDEAKSDSPGEEADDNEVDVVVTVADDNSKVMTLIMVVAPLVLILVILVFIYAILRTLQNKETPRALVHCKRSLQNWV, encoded by the exons ATGATGATGTCAAAGCAAGAACCCGCCTGGACTCAAATCCGGATCACTTCGATCTTTGTGATGATTATGGTCCTTGGAAGCTACGCAGGAGATGTCCCCTCGGAGGAGGGCTTCAATGCAGAG GCATGGCTACGTCAGTTTGGCTACCTGTCTCAGGCCAGCAGACAGATGTCCACCATGCAGTCCGCTCAGATCCTGTCCCAAGCCGTCAGTGACATGCAGCGTTTCTACGGCTTGGAAGTGACTGGGAAAACGGACGCTGCCACCATCGG AGCCATGCGTCGACCTCGCTGTGGCCTCCCTGACAAAAAAGCCGACGCTGAAGATGGAGCGAGGAGGAGACGCTACGCCCTTACTGGACAACGGTGGGACAAGGACCACCTCACCTACAG CATATTGGAGCAGCACATCCCGCCCACACTGGGAACAGGGCGGATGCACGATGCCATCCGTCGAGCCTTTGACGTGTGGAGAAAGGTCACGCCGCTCACCTTCCAAAAGTTAACGGCTCCACAAGGCAACAGCAGCGGGGCTGAGCTCGCCGACATCCTGCTGTTGTTTGCCTCTGGTTTCCATGGTGACATGTCCTTGTTTGACGGCGAGGGGGGCGCGCTGGCCCACGCCTTCTACCCTGGGCCGGGAATGGGTGGGGACACACACTTTGATGCAGACGAACCTTGGACTTTGGACAGTCCAAACATTCAAG GTGTTGATCTCTTCTTGGTGGCGGTGCACGAGCTCGGTCACGCTTTAGGCCTGGAGCACTCCGACAATCCCGACGCCGTCATGGCTCCCATCTATCAGTGGATTCACACACACAACTTCACGCTGCATGCTGATGACATCCAGggaatacagtacatatatg GTCCTCCTCTCGCCACTCAGGCCCCTCCCAAGTCTCCTCCGTCCTCCGATGGCTATCCTGAAGCTGAATCAACCACCGCTCCTCCCGAGGATGCCAAACCTGACATACCGAACCCGACCGAAAGAGCCCCGCGTGTCCCGAGCGAGCCTGAAATAACCCCTGGCACAACTCCCCGCCATCCCGCCATCGCCACAACCGCCCGTCCTGATCCTGTCACCCCGCCCATCAGAAAAGACGTTCCCCTGCCTCCGCCTACCCGGCGGCTTCCCAAGCAGCCTGACAACGCGGCCCCTGACATCTGTGACGGCGACTTTGACACAGTCACCTTGCTGAGGGGGGAGATGTTTGTGTTCAAG GGTCGCTGGTTTTGGCGAGTTCGTCGGAACCGCGTCCTGGACAACTATCCCATGCCGATATCGGTCTTCTGGGGTGGTCTTCCGAGTGATATCGACGCCGCTTATGAACGCCACGATGGCAAATTTGTCTTCTTCAAAG ATGATCGATACTGGATCTTCAGGGAAGCGGATTTACTTCCAGGATACCCACAACCCATTGGGCAATATGGCCAAGGAGTTCCCGCACACAGCATCGACACGGCAATCTGGTGGGAGCCAAACGGACACACCTACTTTTTCTCCGACGACAG GTACTGGCGATACAACGAGGAGACCCGCAAGGCAGATCGAGACTTCCCAAAACCAATCGGCAGATGGGGCAAGATCCCTCGCTCGCCCAAAGGAGCCTTCCTCAGTGATGATGGCG CTTACACTTATTTCTACAAAGGCGCAAATTACTGGCGGTTCGACAACCACAAGACCGCGGCAGACAGCGGCTACCCCCGTTCCATCCTTAAGGACTTCATGGGCTGCGTGGCCGTCCCCGAGCCTCAACCAGACCCCGAGGCCGAAGACAAGCCCACCGAACCTTCGGACGGAGGAAAGGATGAGAAGAAAGACACGGACAAAGGCAAGAACGAAGACACGGAAAACGACGACGAAGCAAAGTCCGACAGTCCGGGGGAAGAGGCTGACGACAACGAGGTGGACGTGGTGGTGACGGTGGCCGACGACAACTCCAAAGTCATGACTCTGATCATGGTGGTGGCTCCTCTGGTGCTCATCTTGGTCATCCTCGTCTTCATCTACGCCATCCTCAGGACTCTGCAGAACAAAGAGACCCCCAGAGCTCTGGTGCACTGCAAGCGCTCGCTGCAGAACTGGGTGTGA